One Phocaeicola dorei genomic region harbors:
- the pflA gene encoding pyruvate formate-lyase-activating protein encodes MIRVHSYESMGTFDGPGLRLVVFLQGCNFRCLYCANPDTIDTKGESTETTIDEIVRMAVSQKAFFGKKGGVTFSGGEPTLQAKALIPLFQRLKEQSIHICIDTNGSIWNEEVKELLQWTDLVLLDIKEFNNVRHRQLTERSNEQTIRTAGWLEKNGKPFWLRYVLVPGYSSFEEDIRALGEHFKNYQMIQRIEILPYHTLGVHKYEAMGKEYKLNGIKENTLKQLETAKTLFGEYFNTVYLN; translated from the coding sequence ATGATCAGAGTCCATTCTTACGAGTCAATGGGGACGTTTGACGGTCCCGGTTTACGCTTAGTCGTATTTTTACAAGGATGCAATTTCCGATGCCTCTATTGTGCCAACCCCGACACAATTGACACCAAAGGTGAAAGTACGGAAACAACAATAGACGAAATTGTGCGTATGGCCGTCAGCCAAAAAGCTTTTTTCGGTAAAAAAGGAGGTGTGACTTTCAGCGGCGGCGAGCCTACATTGCAAGCAAAAGCACTGATTCCGTTATTCCAGCGATTAAAAGAACAAAGCATCCACATCTGTATAGATACCAACGGCAGTATATGGAATGAAGAAGTAAAGGAACTGCTACAATGGACAGACCTCGTATTATTAGACATCAAGGAATTTAATAATGTGCGCCATCGGCAACTGACAGAACGCAGCAACGAACAAACCATACGTACCGCCGGATGGCTTGAAAAAAACGGAAAGCCTTTTTGGTTGCGCTATGTATTAGTTCCAGGCTATAGTTCCTTTGAGGAAGATATACGGGCATTAGGAGAACACTTCAAGAATTATCAAATGATTCAAAGAATAGAAATACTACCTTATCATACATTAGGCGTACACAAATATGAAGCCATGGGAAAAGAATACAAACTAAACGGAATAAAAGAAAATACTCTAAAACAATTGGAAACAGCCAAAACGTTATTTGGTGAATATTTCAATACCGTATATTTAAATTAA
- a CDS encoding lactate utilization protein C: protein MSSREDILQSIRRATHVKYEKPDLKPLEDMALTYPSKVEQFYLIMKQVGGEAILLEKEEDVNDFIKKAYPGAKRIASNLKTITCATFNPDDVEDPAELNGTDLAVIDGKIGVAENGAVWIEQDVKQRAIYFIAEKLVILLNKNKIVNNMHEAYKLIDTGEYGFGTFISGPSKTADIEQALVMGAHGARDVMVVLI, encoded by the coding sequence ATGAGCAGCAGAGAAGATATATTGCAGAGCATCCGGCGTGCTACACATGTAAAATATGAGAAACCGGATTTAAAGCCATTGGAAGATATGGCATTAACTTATCCCAGTAAGGTGGAACAGTTTTATCTCATCATGAAGCAGGTAGGAGGGGAAGCCATTCTTTTGGAGAAAGAGGAGGACGTGAATGATTTCATTAAAAAGGCTTATCCTGGAGCCAAACGCATCGCTTCTAATCTGAAGACTATTACATGTGCGACATTTAATCCCGATGATGTGGAAGACCCTGCAGAACTGAATGGGACGGATTTGGCCGTTATAGATGGAAAGATTGGGGTTGCGGAGAATGGTGCGGTATGGATAGAACAGGATGTAAAGCAGCGTGCCATTTATTTTATTGCCGAAAAATTGGTTATTCTTCTAAACAAGAATAAGATTGTGAACAATATGCATGAAGCATATAAACTGATTGATACAGGCGAATATGGCTTCGGAACCTTTATTTCCGGTCCGTCAAAGACGGCTGATATTGAGCAGGCTTTGGTAATGGGTGCTCATGGGGCACGTGATGTGATGGTGGTGCTGATATAA